A single window of Dendropsophus ebraccatus isolate aDenEbr1 chromosome 5, aDenEbr1.pat, whole genome shotgun sequence DNA harbors:
- the IRS2 gene encoding insulin receptor substrate 2: protein MASPPTPGQPVLATAGSNLNHNNNNNSSSVKKCGYLRKQKHGHKRFFVLKEAGEGCPAARLEYYESEKKWRSKSAAAKRVISLDSCLNINKRADAKNKYLIALYTRDEYFAVAAENEQEQESWYRALTELVGTGKAERDRNGCVGIGGCCCSGNSSCSTNCSSHLTLSEDPNYGLITPANAAYREVWQVNLKPRGLGQIKSLIGVHRLCLSARSISFVRLNSETPSVTLQLMNIRRCGHSDNYFFVEVGRSASTGPGEIWMQVDDNVVAQSIHETILEAMKAMKELAEFRPRSKSQSSSSNPITVPGRRHHTQLPPSQTGLARRTRTDFPPSSSSVPINQSSRLRTASEGDNLSNRTVTSSPLSPSILRAPLSRSHTLSLGGRNGKLFPAPGPLQHSRSMSMPVPRSPPSAASPISLSSGSSGHGSTSDPLIPPRPSSCNASASGSPSDTGFMSLDEYSSSPGELARAYLSCRSGTPDSVSGTPPHTGDMNGYMSMEKPFPGGCACLARRLDSSALEKCPRKRTYSLTTPGRQKVTTPQLSSASLDESTLIRATFKGSPGVLSSSPKTCHPYPEDYADVEIGRHEDDGYMPMNHGAATLSPSTDYVPMSPASVSAPQQILHPRSCSESTVGSQEDSPDGYMPMWCGPKARPVPVHQRLSPAESLSFTPPDYFFMQPKNNCCCQNHTIPPQTISPADAEPYVMMRSPASSSPHVRAPRPSRLALRTLPSMSEHPPEPPSPPGGEYIHIYFGETRSQDTLPLPPPPTLSDSKPQSAAGSPSSSSSGSEPQQSPISDYMNLDFGPLSPKSKVSPNLCPNSDYTEMSPRKSPPQSSPPVSSTDNQTLPIDSSVSGVQRLTLLMDQMNGGFNLHSPPPDPNRGAKVIRADPQGGRRRHSSETFSSTTQVTPVSPSFAHSPKRHSSASVENVSLRPGETLEAGECGSPMCRETSAGFQNGLNYIAIELSPEERNLLLLTQASSRGHLPALGLASMDIGSYPSIDFLGHRMKGATTVRE, encoded by the coding sequence ATGGCCAGCCCTCCCACTCCAGGACAGCCAGTTCTCGCCACAGCTGGCTCCAACCTcaaccacaacaacaacaacaacagcagcagtgTCAAGAAGTGCGGCTATCTACGCAAGCAGAAGCATGGCCACAAGCGTTTTTTTGTGCTGAAAGAAGCTGGAGAGGGATGCCCCGCTGCCAGGCTGGAATACTACGAGAGTGAGAAGAAGTGGAGGAGCAAGTCTGCGGCAGCCAAGAGGGTCATTTCTCTGGACAGCTGTCTTAATATTAATAAGAGGGCAGATGCCAAGAACAAGTACCTGATCGCCCTTTACACCCGGGATGAGTATTTTgcagtggcagcagagaatgAGCAGGAGCAGGAAAGCTGGTACCGGGCACTCACAGAGCTTGTTGGCACTGGCAAGGcagagagagacagaaatggctgtgTGGGTATCGGGGGATGCTGCTGTTCAGGAAATAGCAGCTGCAGCACAAACTGCAGCAGCCACCTGACATTGAGTGAGGACCCCAACTATGGACTGATCACACCGGCCAACGCAGCTTACAGAGAGGTTTGGCAAGTAAACTTGAAGCCCAGGGGTTTGGgccagattaaaagtctgattgGTGTGCATCGACTCTGCTTGTCAGCGAGAAGCATCAGTTTTGTACGTCTGAATAGTGAAACTCCCTCTGTGACCCTTCAGTTGATGAATATCCGACGTTGTGGTCACTCGGATAACTACTTTTTTGTAGAGGTTGGTCGCTCTGCTTCCACTGGACCAGGGGAGATCTGGATGCAGGTTGATGATAATGTGGTTGCCCAGAGCATTCATGAGACTATATTGGAAGCTATGAAGGCCATGAAGGAGTTGGCTGAATTTAGGCCTCGTAGTAAAAGCCAGTCGTCTAGTTCTAACCCTATTACGGTCCCAGGCAGACGCCATCATACTCAGTTGCCTCCAAGCCAGACAGGACTGGCCAGAAGGACCCGTACAGACTTTCCTCCCTCTTCTTCTAGTGTTCCTATAAACCAATCTTCCCGACTCCGCACTGCTAGTGAAGGCGATAACTTAAGCAACAGGACAGTCACAAGTAGTCCCTTAAGTCCTAGTATTCTGCGAGCACCCCTAAGCCGTTCCCATACGTTAAGCTTGGGAGGTCGTAATGGAAAGTTATTTCCAGCACCAGGTCCTCTTCAGCACAGCAGGTCCATGTCCATGCCAGTTCCCCGGTCTCCACCATCAGCTGCTAGCCCAATAAGCTTATCATCTGGAAGCAGTGGTCATGGGTCCACTTCTGATCCCCTTATTCCCCCACGACCTTCTAGTTGCAATGCCTCAGCATCTGGGTCACCTAGTGACACCGGTTTCATGTCATTGGATGAATATAGCTCTAGTCCAGGAGAACTGGCACGTGCTTATTTGAGCTGTAGAAGCGGAACTCCAGATTCTGTTTCAGGTACTCCACCCCACACAGGGGACATGAATGGATACATGTCTATGGAAAAACCATTCCCAGGGGGCTGTGCATGTCTTGCTCGGCGATTGGACTCTTCAGCTCTGGAAAAATGTCCCCGAAAGAGAACATATTCCTTAACAACCCCAGGACGACAGAAGGTAACAACCCCTCAACTTTCCTCTGCTTCCCTTGATGAGTCTACTCTAATTCGTGCCACATTTAAGGGAAGTCCTGGTGTTTTGTCGTCATCTCCAAAAACATGCCACCCCTATCCAGAGGACTATGCTGATGTGGAAATAGGGCGTCATGAGGATGATGGGTATATGCCGATGAATCACGGAGCAGCTACTCTTTCCCCTTCCACAGATTATGTTCCCATGAGCCCGGCTAGTGTGTCTGCACCTCAGCAAATCCTACACCCACGTTCCTGCAGTGAGTCCACTGTAGGTTCTCAGGAGGATTCACCGGATGGTTACATGCCTATGTGGTGTGGCCCTAAAGCACGGCCAGTACCTGTCCACCAACGGCTTTCACCTGCAGAGTCACTATCCTTTACTCCTCCAGATTATTTCTTCATGCAGCCAAAAAATAATTGCTGCTGTCAAAATCATACCATCCCACCGCAGACTATCAGTCCTGCTGATGCAGAACCATATGTGATGATGAGGTCCCCTGCTTCCTCTTCTCCACATGTTCGAGCACCTCGACCATCCCGACTTGCGCTGCGCACGCTTCCCAGTATGAGTGAGCATCCTCCAGAACCACCTAGCCCGCCTGGAGGGGAATATATTCACATATACTTTGGAGAGACAAGGTCCCAAGATACTCTGCCTTTGCCCCCTCCACCTACTCTTTCAGATTCAAAACCTCAATCTGCTGCTGGAAGTCCATCATCTTCATCGTCTGGGTCTGAACCACAACAATCTCCGATTTCAGACTACATGAATTTGGATTTTGGCCCTCTTTCTCCAAAATCAAAAGTCTCACCAAACTTATGCCCAAACTCTGACTACACAGAAATGAGTCCAAGGAAGTCTCCACCACAGTCATCTCCTCCTGTGTCTTCTACAGATAATCAGACATTACCTATAGACAGCTCTGTTTCTGGTGTGCAGCGCCTTACTTTGCTCATGGACCAGATGAATGGGGGCTTTAACCTACATAGTCCTCCTCCAGATCCTAACAGAGGTGCAAAGGTTATTCGAGCAGATCCACAAGGTGGGCGCCGACGCCACAGCTCTGAGACTTTCTCATCTACTACTCAAGTGACTCCTGTATCTCCTTCCTTTGCACATAGTCCGAAGAGACACAGCTCAGCCTCGGTGGAGAATGTTTCCCTAAGACCTGGAGAGACATTAGAGGCTGGTGAATGTGGCAGCCCTATGTGCAGGGAAACCTCAGCTGGATTTCAGAATGGACTGAACTACATCGCTATTGAGTTGTCGCCCGAAGAGCGAAACCTATTGCTGCTAACACAAGCCTCTTCCAGGGGGCACTTACCTGCTCTTGGACTTGCCAGTATGGACATTGGGTCTTATCCAAGCATAGATTTCCTGGGACATAGGATGAAGGGTGCCACCACTGTCAGAG